The following proteins come from a genomic window of Aphelocoma coerulescens isolate FSJ_1873_10779 chromosome 29, UR_Acoe_1.0, whole genome shotgun sequence:
- the STAC3 gene encoding LOW QUALITY PROTEIN: SH3 and cysteine-rich domain-containing protein 3 (The sequence of the model RefSeq protein was modified relative to this genomic sequence to represent the inferred CDS: deleted 1 base in 1 codon) has protein sequence MRDPTAAPLPGDPPASGASNARVETPRLEPLVCPAPGTLRVPDSRSPRCARFLLRPMPGWGGPWHAQQPPTQIAGGSSARSLPAHAGAPISRRQPPPPLSCRPPLPCHSARHGTGPAAALPARRARGAGGSAATGAPAPAALRGVLQRRARPPSAGMTEKEVPEPPASPASGGKPKSRQLQKLKQLFQRKPKEEPEPALEPQPNGELVSPSGGPIYYIYEDDEEEEEEEEPEPPPEPEKLVNDKPHKFKDHYFKKPKFCDVCARMIVLNNKFGLRCKNCKTNIHHHCQSYVEMQRCFGKIPPGFRRAYSSPLYSDQQYAGTKDQLSNRSDPVFETLRTGVIMANKERKKGQEDKKNPLAAMMDEESEATKPVGSKAEGGASEGDKKAEKSPTDDKSKKPQPGGFLQSHYFVALYRFKALEKDDLDFPPGEKITVVDDSNEEWWRGKIGEKIGYFPPNFIIRVRAGERVHKVTRSFVGNREIGQITLKKDQIVVQKGEEVNGYVKVFTGRKVGLFPVDFLEEI, from the exons ATGAGAGACCCCACTGCTGCCCCTCTGCCCGGTGACCCCCCAGCCTCAGGGGCCTCCAACGCACGAGTGGAGACACCGAGGCTGGAGCCTTTGGTGTGCCCAGCTCCTGGAACCCTCCGTGTGCCCGATTCCCGGAGCCCTCGCTGTGCCCGGTTCCTTCTCCGTCCCATGCCAGGCTGGGGGGGCCCCTGGCACGCCCAGCAA CCACCAACGCAAATAGCCGGTGGCTCCTCCGCCCGCTCCCTCCCGGCGCACGCTGGGGCTCCAATTTCCCGGCGTCAGCCCCCGCCACCGCTCAGCTGTCGTCCTCCTCTGCCCTGTCACTCCGCTCGCCACGGGACCGGGCCGGCTGCCGCCCTCCCCGCGCGCCGGGcacggggggctgggggctctgcaGCCACCGGGGCCCCGGCACCGGCCGCCCTTCGGGGGGTTCTCCAGCGCAGGGCGAGACCTCCAAGCGCAGG CATGACGGAGAAGGAGGTGCCAGAGCCACCAGCTTCACCTGCTTCAGGTGGGAAACCCAAGAGCCGG cagctgcagaagctgAAGCAACTTTTCCAGCGAAAACCCAAGGAGGAGCCGGAGCCGGCGCTGGAGCCACAGCCCAACGGGGAGCTGGTCAGCCCCTCGGGGGGACCCATCTACTATATCTATGAGGATgacgaagaggaggaagaggaggaggagcccgAACCCCCTCCCGAACCCGAGAAACTTGTCAATGACAAACCCCACAAGTTCAAAGATCATTACTTCAAAAAGCCCAAATTCTGCGATGTTTGTGCCCGCATGATCGTCC TCAACAACAAATTTGGCCTGAGGTGCAAGAACTGCAAGACCAACATCCACCACCACTGCCAGTCCTACGTGGAGATGCAGCGTTGCTTCGGCAAGATC CCCCCCGGGTTCCGCCGGGCGTACAGCTCCCCCCTCTACAGCGACCAGCAGTACGCCGGCACCAAGGACCAGCTCT CAAACAGGAGCGACCCCGTGTTCGAGACGCTGCGGACGGGCGTCATCATGGCCAACAAGGAGCGCAAGAAAGGGCAGGAAGACAAGAAGAAT CCCTTGGCTGCGATGATGGACGAGGAGTCGGAGGCCACGAAGCCGGTGGGGAGCAAAGCCGAGGGTG GTGCCTCTGAAGGGGACAAGAAGGCTGAGAAGAGCCCAACAGATGACAAG AGCAAGAAGCCACAGCCAGGGGGGTTCCTGCAGTCCCACTATTTCGTGGCACTTTATCGCTTCAAAGCCTTGGAGAAGGACGACCTGGACTTCCC gcCGGGGGAGAAGATCACGGTGGTCGATGATTCCAACGAGGAGTGGTGGCGG GGAAAAATCGGTGAGAAAATCGGGTATTTCCCCCCCAACTTCATCATCCGGGTGCGGGCGGGCGAGCGGGTGCACAAGGTGACGCGTTCCTTCGTGGGCAACCGGGAGATCGGGCAGATCACGCTCAAGAAGGATCAG ATCGTGGTGCAGAAGGGGGAGGAGGTGAACGGTTACGTCAAAGTCTTCACCGGCCGCAAAGTGGGGCTGTTCCCTGTGGACTTCCTGGAGGAGATCTGA